One Deltaproteobacteria bacterium genomic region harbors:
- a CDS encoding amidohydrolase, giving the protein MKQEPSPPAEIPIDPELPICDPHHHLWERNDEHYLLEDFLRDTNSGHKIVSSVLVECGTHYWQEGPEETRPLGETEFFASVAVDASERKLGTQVAAAIVGHADLALGDKVAPVLEAQLAMSPKHFRGIRHQTTYDDDPDIRSTAAKAILADKSFRRGVACLAKYNLTCDAWIYHTQIGELTELARALPNVQMILDHIAAPLGVGPYAGKRAEIFQLWSKGIAELASCANVSIKLGGFGSLRSGYDWHQRQPRVGSLELASVMAPYFEFCIEKFGVRRCMFESNFPVDKRSFDYGTIWNAFKRITQNYSKDERAALFHDTAARVYRLS; this is encoded by the coding sequence ATGAAACAAGAACCGAGCCCTCCGGCTGAAATTCCTATCGATCCCGAACTCCCCATCTGCGATCCGCATCATCATCTATGGGAACGTAACGACGAGCACTATCTGCTTGAAGATTTCTTACGTGACACGAATAGCGGTCACAAGATTGTTTCGTCCGTGCTGGTCGAGTGCGGCACGCACTATTGGCAGGAAGGCCCCGAAGAGACTCGCCCGTTGGGCGAAACCGAATTTTTCGCGAGCGTGGCTGTGGACGCGAGCGAGCGCAAGCTTGGCACCCAGGTCGCTGCGGCGATCGTCGGTCATGCCGATCTCGCGTTGGGCGATAAAGTTGCGCCGGTGCTCGAAGCACAATTGGCCATGAGTCCAAAACACTTTCGCGGCATTCGCCACCAAACCACCTACGACGACGACCCTGACATTCGCAGCACCGCGGCCAAAGCCATTCTTGCCGACAAAAGCTTTCGCCGCGGCGTCGCCTGCCTCGCAAAATACAATCTGACGTGCGACGCGTGGATTTATCACACGCAGATTGGCGAACTCACCGAGCTCGCCCGGGCGCTGCCCAACGTGCAGATGATTCTGGACCACATTGCCGCGCCTTTGGGCGTCGGCCCCTACGCGGGGAAACGCGCCGAGATATTTCAACTGTGGAGCAAAGGCATTGCCGAATTAGCAAGCTGCGCCAATGTGTCGATCAAACTCGGCGGCTTCGGCTCGCTGCGCTCCGGCTACGATTGGCATCAACGCCAACCGCGTGTCGGTTCGCTGGAGCTCGCCTCGGTGATGGCCCCCTATTTTGAATTTTGCATCGAGAAATTTGGCGTGCGGCGCTGCATGTTCGAAAGCAATTTCCCGGTCGATAAGCGCTCCTTCGACTACGGCACGATTTGGAACGCCTTCAAACGAATCACCCAGAACTATTCAAAAGACGAACGCGCCGCGTTGTTCCACGACACCGCCGCGCGCGTCTATCGACTTTCCTAA
- a CDS encoding amidohydrolase, producing MNAPTSHYTPDVVLAGENIISADSHIQEPEDLWVNNLGSMKDRYPKFPKRNSPGEKPGGYNPHARIGEMETDGVSAEVLYPTLGLRLFAMEDAECQEACFKIANDWMIDYCKVHPGRLFGIPMISLYNIKNAIKELERCKKAGMIGCLVWQVPPEHLSFKSDYYDPFWEAASELDMPVNLHILTGFNYSRWERQGLDTYKTAVNDKLNDAANTLFDLIFTGVLSRFPKLKLVYVENECAWLPFYMHEWDKYYLRFKNKVPLPFMKKLPSEYCNEQVYVTFFSDPTGGLLMTRYGQDTFMWSNDYPHAASPWPHSRKVIAEELGHLPKEVLRKVVRENVIKLYNLKIDGISN from the coding sequence ATGAATGCGCCGACCTCCCATTATACGCCCGACGTCGTATTGGCTGGAGAAAACATCATCTCCGCCGACTCGCACATTCAAGAGCCGGAAGATCTCTGGGTGAACAACCTGGGCTCGATGAAAGACCGCTACCCGAAATTTCCCAAGCGTAACTCGCCGGGAGAAAAGCCGGGCGGCTACAATCCCCACGCGCGCATCGGTGAGATGGAAACCGACGGTGTCTCGGCGGAAGTGCTCTATCCGACGCTTGGCCTGCGCCTGTTCGCTATGGAAGACGCCGAGTGTCAAGAAGCTTGTTTCAAAATCGCCAACGATTGGATGATCGACTACTGCAAGGTCCATCCCGGACGGCTCTTCGGCATCCCGATGATCTCGCTCTACAACATCAAAAACGCCATCAAAGAGCTGGAGCGTTGCAAGAAGGCCGGGATGATCGGCTGCCTGGTCTGGCAGGTGCCGCCGGAGCATCTTTCGTTCAAGAGCGATTATTACGATCCCTTCTGGGAAGCTGCCAGTGAATTGGACATGCCGGTCAACCTGCACATTCTCACCGGCTTTAACTACAGCCGCTGGGAGCGGCAAGGGTTGGACACTTACAAGACGGCGGTCAACGACAAGTTGAACGACGCGGCGAACACGCTTTTTGACTTAATTTTCACCGGCGTGCTGTCGCGTTTCCCCAAGTTGAAACTCGTCTATGTCGAGAACGAATGCGCGTGGCTGCCATTCTATATGCATGAGTGGGACAAGTACTATCTGCGCTTCAAAAACAAAGTGCCGCTGCCGTTTATGAAGAAGCTGCCCAGTGAGTACTGCAACGAACAAGTCTACGTGACATTTTTCAGCGACCCGACGGGTGGGCTGTTGATGACCCGCTATGGCCAAGATACGTTCATGTGGTCCAATGATTACCCGCACGCGGCCTCGCCCTGGCCGCACTCGCGCAAAGTGATTGCCGAGGAGCTAGGCCATCTGCCCAAAGAAGTGCTGCGCAAGGTGGTGCGCGAGAACGTGATAAAATTGTATAATTTGAAAATTGACGGGATTAGCAATTAA
- a CDS encoding CoA transferase produces the protein MPGALDDIRVIDFTHALNGPFCTMLLGHLGAEVIKIEPPAGDGFRRSWMPPNAKVDGYEFLWVSQNKKSVVLNLKDPKGADIAKQLIAKSDIVVENYHTGTMEKFGLGYEDLKKINPRIIYSCSRGFGETGPYKDYGSTAHTNNSMSGWTHTGWGYNKAPGTKAIGIGDEAAGVSMVCGILAALHARQRTGEGQRIVVSMQEALIGFMISEWHEHFIGIEIGNKPVPAADGFFTLRVPDLSDGRFAKLAKFMGREDLVQDARFATEAARKQNRNELYNLVKAWIATKPRQELWDGLRAIDYFGAPVLSMGEVIEDQHIKERKAFTDVDHPTAGPVKMLAPWIHMSKTPASIRSQSPTLGQHTDEVLKGVLGLGAEELSKLKSDGVVK, from the coding sequence ATGCCCGGCGCACTCGACGATATTCGCGTGATCGATTTTACCCATGCATTGAACGGCCCCTTCTGCACCATGCTGCTCGGCCATCTCGGCGCGGAAGTTATCAAGATCGAGCCGCCCGCTGGGGATGGCTTTCGCCGCTCGTGGATGCCGCCCAATGCCAAAGTCGATGGCTACGAGTTTCTCTGGGTCAGTCAGAACAAAAAAAGCGTCGTGCTCAATCTCAAAGATCCCAAAGGCGCCGACATCGCGAAGCAACTCATTGCCAAATCGGACATCGTCGTGGAGAACTATCATACCGGCACCATGGAAAAATTCGGGCTGGGCTATGAAGACTTGAAGAAGATCAATCCGCGCATCATTTATTCCTGTTCGCGCGGCTTCGGCGAGACCGGGCCATACAAAGACTACGGCAGCACGGCGCACACAAACAATAGCATGTCCGGCTGGACGCACACCGGCTGGGGCTATAACAAAGCGCCCGGGACGAAAGCGATCGGCATCGGTGACGAAGCCGCCGGCGTCAGCATGGTGTGCGGCATCCTCGCCGCGTTGCACGCACGCCAGCGCACTGGCGAGGGGCAGCGCATTGTCGTGTCGATGCAAGAAGCGCTGATCGGTTTCATGATCAGCGAATGGCACGAGCACTTCATCGGCATCGAGATCGGTAACAAGCCGGTGCCGGCGGCGGACGGATTTTTTACGCTGCGCGTGCCGGATTTGAGCGACGGCCGCTTTGCCAAGCTGGCAAAGTTCATGGGGCGCGAAGATCTCGTGCAAGATGCCCGCTTCGCCACCGAGGCGGCGCGCAAACAAAATCGCAACGAGCTGTACAATTTGGTAAAGGCTTGGATCGCCACCAAACCGCGCCAAGAACTTTGGGATGGCTTGCGCGCCATCGACTATTTCGGTGCGCCAGTGTTGTCCATGGGCGAAGTGATCGAAGACCAGCACATCAAAGAGCGCAAAGCGTTCACGGACGTTGACCATCCAACCGCCGGACCGGTGAAAATGTTGGCACCATGGATCCACATGTCCAAGACACCGGCAAGCATCCGCAGCCAGTCGCCAACGCTGGGGCAGCACACGGACGAGGTGTTGAAGGGAGTGTTGGGATTAGGCGCAGAGGAACTGAGCAAGCTTAAAAGTGACGGGGTGGTGAAATAG
- a CDS encoding extracellular solute-binding protein: MIRNLIVLLSASLILSGFSLATAASVEDVALMKSPNREKLLIEGAKKEGKVSFYTGLIVDQVVRPVKDAFEKEYPFVQVEFFRANADRLAQRMITEYQAKKYEADIVSGSAAATMLQRAGLMQRFYSPPIAEYPPELRDPKGFWGSTNVYFMTLGYNTRNVKAAELPKTYEDLLNPRWKGQMMWSTSRGSGAPQFIGNILVSMGQEAGKAYLQKLRQQNIVKTTASARQILDLVIAGEYPMAVQIFNHHAYISKAAGAPVEWQPLEPVTATNNAIGLAKNAPHPYAAMLFMDFVLSRRGQRVFQAANYLPAHPEIAALQADLKPGVRFKKANYLGPEILYDKSNEWGDYFEKEFLK, encoded by the coding sequence ATGATTCGAAACCTAATTGTTCTCCTGTCTGCATCTCTCATTCTCAGTGGCTTTAGTTTAGCCACAGCCGCCAGCGTCGAAGACGTGGCGCTAATGAAATCGCCCAACCGCGAGAAGCTTCTCATCGAAGGCGCCAAGAAAGAAGGCAAGGTATCTTTTTACACTGGCTTGATCGTCGATCAGGTCGTGCGCCCGGTCAAAGACGCTTTCGAGAAGGAATATCCGTTTGTCCAGGTGGAATTTTTCCGCGCCAACGCCGACCGCTTGGCGCAGCGCATGATCACCGAATATCAGGCAAAAAAATACGAAGCCGATATCGTCAGCGGCAGCGCCGCGGCAACCATGCTGCAGCGCGCCGGCTTGATGCAGCGTTTTTATTCGCCGCCGATTGCCGAATATCCGCCAGAGTTACGAGACCCAAAAGGATTTTGGGGCAGTACCAACGTTTACTTCATGACGCTGGGTTACAACACGCGCAACGTCAAAGCCGCCGAGCTGCCGAAAACCTACGAAGACCTGCTTAACCCGCGCTGGAAAGGACAAATGATGTGGTCCACCAGCCGCGGCTCCGGCGCGCCGCAATTTATCGGCAACATCCTCGTCAGCATGGGACAGGAAGCCGGCAAAGCCTACCTGCAAAAACTCAGGCAGCAAAACATCGTCAAGACCACCGCCAGCGCGCGGCAGATTCTCGACTTGGTGATTGCCGGTGAATATCCGATGGCGGTCCAGATCTTTAATCACCATGCCTACATCAGTAAAGCCGCTGGTGCGCCGGTGGAATGGCAGCCACTAGAGCCGGTGACGGCGACCAACAATGCGATTGGGCTTGCGAAAAACGCGCCGCACCCTTACGCGGCGATGCTGTTCATGGATTTCGTCCTGTCACGGCGCGGCCAGCGCGTCTTTCAAGCGGCGAACTATTTGCCCGCGCATCCAGAGATTGCGGCGTTGCAAGCCGACTTGAAACCAGGTGTGCGCTTCAAAAAGGCAAATTACTTGGGCCCGGAAATCCTTTACGACAAAAGCAATGAGTGGGGCGACTATTTTGAGAAAGAGTTTCTGAAGTAG
- a CDS encoding amidohydrolase — MAIIDADTHIDETEATWEYLRDFEQEYKPLTQYPSRVDPSKPPVRYWLVDGHRQMRFVRDDDNTRTTVETRELLDVQKRLRDMDEMGTDVQVIYPTLFLMEATTNPEVSTALRRSYNRWLADRCAESKGRLRWVCLPPLMNMEETIKELQFAKDHGACGILKKGDLEAGKWPADKYFEPFYAEANRLELPICVHIGSGTPDFVSAAEFSLGSFMRSQLPTVHAFHTIIRHRLPQKYPKLRFGIIEAGCSWIPFIAWELKRRMEKAFDGAGSFSRFARYTLSSDLLKDNRMYVTCQVDEDLPYILKVAGEDSLMVGSDYTHRDSSMEYEFPRLLKERADAGEMSHSTVQKILHENAKTFYGL, encoded by the coding sequence ATGGCGATCATCGATGCTGACACCCATATCGACGAAACCGAAGCGACCTGGGAATATCTGCGCGATTTCGAGCAGGAGTATAAACCGCTCACTCAGTATCCGAGCCGCGTCGATCCTTCCAAGCCGCCGGTGCGTTACTGGTTGGTCGACGGCCATCGCCAGATGCGCTTTGTTCGTGATGATGACAACACGCGTACGACCGTGGAGACGAGAGAACTGCTCGACGTGCAAAAGCGACTGCGCGACATGGATGAGATGGGCACCGACGTACAGGTGATTTATCCGACGTTGTTCTTGATGGAAGCGACGACCAATCCCGAAGTGTCGACGGCATTGCGGCGCAGTTACAACCGCTGGCTTGCTGACCGCTGCGCCGAGTCCAAAGGCCGGCTGCGCTGGGTCTGCTTGCCGCCCCTCATGAACATGGAAGAGACAATTAAAGAACTGCAGTTCGCCAAAGATCACGGCGCCTGCGGCATCTTGAAGAAGGGCGATCTCGAAGCCGGCAAATGGCCGGCGGACAAATATTTCGAGCCATTCTACGCTGAGGCCAATCGCCTGGAGCTGCCGATCTGCGTGCACATCGGTTCCGGCACGCCCGACTTCGTGTCGGCGGCGGAATTTTCTCTGGGCTCGTTCATGCGCTCGCAGCTACCGACGGTGCACGCCTTTCACACGATCATCCGCCACCGCTTGCCGCAAAAATATCCCAAGCTCCGCTTCGGTATTATCGAAGCCGGCTGTTCGTGGATTCCGTTCATCGCCTGGGAACTGAAACGGCGCATGGAAAAAGCCTTCGACGGCGCCGGCTCTTTCAGCCGGTTCGCCCGCTACACGCTGTCGTCCGATCTACTCAAAGACAACCGCATGTACGTCACCTGCCAAGTCGACGAAGATTTGCCGTATATCCTGAAAGTCGCCGGCGAAGACAGCCTGATGGTCGGCTCCGACTACACCCACCGCGACTCGTCGATGGAGTACGAGTTTCCGCGCTTGCTCAAAGAGCGCGCCGACGCCGGCGAGATGTCCCACAGCACGGTGCAGAAGATTCTGCACGAAAACGCGAAGACGTTTTATGGATTGTGA
- a CDS encoding extracellular solute-binding protein: MEFCQRIIERMPALSCFYPPLKKRGMGGFADAERKKSPLIPLFQRGTLMLTWIICCAQLFAAQPPANWKADWDATQRAAEKEGRLVVFGPPAADQQQLYVDTFEKAFPKIKVNYTPGRMSELISRIMAEQRAGLRQADLVLGGTDILLGTLKDKGMLQPIRSMLVLPDVLDSAGWYKGKIWFADNEDKFVPMWRAVPYTAACINTNLVKAGELKSYWDLLQPKWKGKIVSQDLRIGSARNQMYALYARKDLGGEYLKRLLGEMDIVFSRNLPQISDWVAGGKYAIAIGGVDCENLALRGLPLASVHLEGLAAVGAGTDAASLLASAPHTNAAKVFLNWILSRDGQMSYQKLTRENSLRVDIAKEGVVNQFYILDPKREYLFTGLEEHKDKINEFRPWLEGLVQKK; this comes from the coding sequence ATGGAATTTTGCCAACGAATCATTGAGCGAATGCCGGCTTTGTCTTGTTTCTACCCCCCTTTGAAAAAGCGGGGTATGGGGGGATTTGCTGACGCTGAAAGAAAAAAATCCCCCTTAATCCCCCTTTTCCAAAGGGGGACACTCATGCTTACTTGGATAATTTGTTGCGCTCAACTATTCGCTGCCCAACCTCCTGCCAACTGGAAAGCCGACTGGGATGCCACGCAAAGAGCCGCGGAAAAAGAAGGACGCTTGGTCGTGTTCGGACCGCCCGCTGCCGATCAGCAGCAGCTCTATGTCGATACCTTCGAGAAAGCGTTCCCCAAGATCAAGGTCAACTATACGCCGGGGCGCATGAGCGAACTGATCTCGCGCATCATGGCGGAGCAGCGCGCCGGGCTGCGCCAAGCCGATCTTGTTCTGGGCGGCACGGATATTTTACTCGGCACGTTGAAAGACAAAGGGATGCTGCAGCCGATCCGCTCGATGCTGGTTTTGCCCGACGTGCTCGACAGCGCTGGTTGGTACAAGGGCAAAATCTGGTTCGCCGACAACGAAGACAAATTTGTTCCCATGTGGCGCGCGGTGCCGTACACGGCGGCGTGCATCAATACCAACTTGGTGAAGGCGGGCGAGCTCAAGAGTTACTGGGATCTGCTTCAGCCAAAATGGAAAGGCAAGATCGTTTCGCAGGACCTGCGCATCGGCAGCGCGCGCAATCAGATGTACGCGCTTTACGCGCGCAAGGATCTGGGCGGCGAATATTTGAAGCGGCTCCTGGGCGAAATGGATATTGTCTTCTCGCGCAACCTGCCGCAGATTTCCGATTGGGTCGCCGGCGGCAAATACGCCATCGCCATCGGCGGCGTCGATTGCGAAAACCTGGCGCTAAGAGGATTGCCGTTGGCCTCGGTTCACCTCGAAGGCTTGGCGGCCGTCGGCGCGGGCACCGATGCGGCTTCGCTTTTGGCGTCGGCGCCGCATACAAACGCCGCCAAAGTCTTTCTCAATTGGATTCTTTCGCGCGACGGTCAAATGAGTTATCAAAAACTGACGCGGGAGAATTCGCTGCGCGTGGACATCGCCAAGGAAGGGGTTGTCAATCAGTTCTACATTCTCGATCCTAAGCGCGAATACCTATTTACCGGCTTGGAAGAGCATAAAGATAAAATCAACGAATTTCGCCCGTGGCTCGAGGGGCTTGTACAAAAAAAGTGA
- a CDS encoding LLM class flavin-dependent oxidoreductase, producing MGLNQRIGIDFKDDGLDCALSAQDVLDLARQAEAAGFESVWLNEDIGRDSMAMLAAMATTTKRIGIGTAIVNVYTRSAFQIAMGAATLDELSGGRARLGLSVGHHPWNDLAHGIPLRAPLARCREYVQFVRKALTGEKFTHDGPVFSGVNSRLGVHKAPKHLPIYVGATRPRMVALAGEVADGLLTNVVSPYYVANFSTHQFRDAARKAGRNPDALELTAITTCCANDNRAEALSHARATFMQRFRSNPDRMIGTQSPKFHDELRELKDLVERGETKRAQEQISEGLATTFVAAGSGADIRKTIDEYFSAGCTRVIVAPFPRGRDSAERLIRALSD from the coding sequence ATGGGCTTGAATCAACGGATCGGCATCGACTTCAAAGACGATGGCCTCGACTGCGCTTTGTCGGCGCAGGACGTGCTCGATCTTGCGCGCCAAGCTGAAGCAGCCGGATTTGAAAGCGTCTGGCTAAACGAAGACATCGGCCGCGACTCGATGGCGATGCTCGCTGCGATGGCGACGACGACCAAACGCATTGGCATCGGCACAGCGATCGTCAACGTCTACACCCGCTCGGCGTTTCAGATCGCCATGGGCGCCGCAACTTTGGATGAACTCTCCGGCGGCCGCGCCCGTCTGGGTCTCAGCGTCGGCCATCACCCGTGGAATGATCTGGCGCACGGCATTCCCCTGCGGGCGCCACTGGCGCGCTGCCGCGAGTACGTGCAGTTTGTTCGCAAGGCGCTCACCGGCGAAAAATTTACCCATGATGGCCCGGTTTTTTCTGGCGTGAACAGCAGGCTCGGCGTGCATAAAGCGCCGAAGCATTTGCCCATCTATGTCGGTGCGACGCGCCCCCGCATGGTCGCCCTGGCCGGCGAGGTTGCCGATGGCTTGCTGACAAATGTCGTCTCGCCGTACTACGTGGCCAATTTTTCGACACATCAGTTCCGCGACGCCGCCCGCAAGGCGGGACGCAACCCCGACGCATTGGAACTGACAGCCATCACCACTTGCTGCGCCAACGACAACCGCGCCGAAGCCCTCAGTCATGCCCGCGCGACTTTCATGCAAAGGTTTCGCAGCAACCCCGACCGGATGATCGGCACGCAGTCGCCGAAATTTCACGATGAGCTGCGAGAGCTGAAAGACCTGGTTGAGCGCGGCGAGACCAAGCGCGCTCAGGAACAGATCAGCGAGGGCTTGGCAACGACGTTTGTCGCCGCAGGAAGTGGTGCGGATATCCGCAAAACCATCGACGAGTATTTTTCCGCCGGTTGCACGCGGGTCATTGTCGCGCCGTTCCCGCGCGGCAGAGACTCAGCCGAGCGGCTGATTCGAGCGCTCTCGGACTAA
- a CDS encoding thiolase, with protein MRRQRYLAEKGMNMEAYAKPLPQTDIDTQPFWDGCKRHELIAQQCKSCSEYRWPPQPFCPHCYSWDYAWNKLRETGKVTTFVVVHYAAVTAFQPDLPYVVAHIMIDGTNDHVEVCSNVIGCSWEEVRVGMAVRVVFDDVTTEATLPKFRPV; from the coding sequence ATGCGTCGACAGCGCTATCTTGCTGAGAAAGGCATGAACATGGAAGCCTACGCCAAGCCGCTGCCGCAAACCGACATCGATACCCAGCCCTTCTGGGACGGCTGCAAACGCCACGAGCTAATCGCGCAGCAATGCAAAAGCTGCAGCGAATACCGCTGGCCGCCGCAGCCCTTTTGCCCGCACTGCTACAGTTGGGATTACGCTTGGAACAAACTTCGCGAGACCGGCAAAGTGACAACGTTTGTGGTGGTGCACTATGCTGCCGTCACCGCATTTCAGCCGGACCTGCCCTACGTCGTGGCGCACATCATGATCGACGGGACTAACGATCATGTGGAAGTGTGCAGCAACGTGATCGGCTGTTCGTGGGAAGAGGTGAGAGTCGGCATGGCGGTGCGCGTAGTGTTCGATGATGTCACGACGGAAGCGACCCTGCCGAAGTTCCGTCCGGTTTGA
- a CDS encoding Rieske 2Fe-2S domain-containing protein, translating to MDRQENDMMTRVGPGTPAGETLRRYWLPVSLSREISSDAPKIVRRLGEDLLLFRDEHGRVGLTEPSCPHRGTSLEYGWIEAGGLRCCYHGWVFDVNGRCIEQPGEPADSNFKDKVRLKAYRVNEVGGIVFAYMGPGDPPPFPRYDFLVREDGERTYDGYLRECNFLNQLDNCLDPVHATILHGREVNGARENPERERIPEFDVLAGDLFASYVARRPGPEPGKEWHREVSYTPPVLVIHDGGSLPGAADDFFSDVAWRVPVDDYNTQSFILKFFPFKDGKSTIRPKRNKPRPEPLMRGTFKKYDMTTVNGQDAAAQIGQGAIADRAAEHLGYSDRGVILVRKLWMSAIQAVMRGDDPPGILRDLKDNEMIHFDVVGSGRLVNIGEMKDHLPRIVRL from the coding sequence ATGGATCGCCAAGAAAACGATATGATGACCCGCGTCGGCCCCGGCACGCCGGCGGGCGAAACCCTGCGCCGTTATTGGCTGCCGGTGAGTCTTTCCCGAGAGATCAGCTCTGACGCGCCGAAGATTGTCCGCCGTCTCGGCGAAGATTTGTTATTGTTTCGCGACGAGCATGGGCGGGTCGGTTTGACCGAGCCAAGTTGTCCGCATCGCGGCACGTCGTTGGAATATGGCTGGATCGAAGCGGGCGGCTTGCGCTGCTGCTATCACGGTTGGGTGTTCGACGTGAACGGCCGCTGCATCGAACAGCCGGGCGAGCCGGCGGACAGCAACTTCAAAGACAAAGTTCGCCTTAAAGCGTATCGGGTCAACGAAGTCGGCGGCATCGTTTTCGCGTACATGGGCCCGGGCGATCCGCCGCCGTTTCCGCGCTATGACTTTCTTGTGCGTGAAGATGGCGAGCGCACCTACGATGGCTATCTGCGCGAGTGCAATTTCTTGAATCAGCTCGACAACTGTCTCGATCCGGTGCACGCGACGATTTTGCACGGGCGCGAAGTCAACGGCGCGCGGGAAAATCCCGAGCGTGAGCGCATTCCCGAATTCGACGTGCTGGCGGGCGATCTGTTCGCCAGCTACGTGGCGCGCCGGCCGGGGCCGGAGCCAGGCAAAGAGTGGCATCGCGAAGTGTCTTACACGCCGCCTGTGCTGGTCATTCACGACGGCGGCTCGCTGCCGGGCGCGGCGGATGACTTCTTCAGCGACGTCGCGTGGCGCGTGCCGGTGGACGACTACAACACGCAATCTTTCATTCTGAAATTTTTTCCTTTTAAAGATGGCAAGTCGACAATTCGGCCGAAACGCAATAAGCCTCGGCCAGAGCCGCTCATGCGCGGCACTTTCAAAAAATACGACATGACCACTGTCAATGGCCAAGATGCCGCCGCACAAATCGGCCAGGGTGCCATCGCCGACCGTGCGGCGGAGCACTTAGGTTACTCCGATCGCGGCGTGATCTTAGTGCGCAAGCTGTGGATGTCGGCGATACAAGCGGTCATGCGCGGCGACGATCCGCCGGGTATCCTGCGCGATTTAAAGGACAATGAGATGATTCACTTCGACGTGGTTGGCTCGGGGCGGTTGGTGAATATTGGTGAGATGAAAGATCATTTGCCGCGGATAGTGAGATTGTAA
- a CDS encoding cupin domain-containing protein gives MQASANAARILENEKPKSKKFSLKTPYMKQGRVTQLVAETTNMWIHTKINAEGGENEIHQHLDEDHSFIVLEGQMSVFDEKGGELKIEKYQGVMIPRGAYYRYLNTGEGNLVVLRIGAGVKGQKQGGQEMRLGKDGKPLPSGSVENRNLPPIEMGKFFAESAG, from the coding sequence ATGCAAGCCAGTGCCAATGCCGCGAGAATCTTGGAGAACGAAAAACCCAAATCGAAAAAGTTCTCGCTCAAAACCCCCTACATGAAACAGGGCCGCGTCACCCAGCTCGTCGCCGAGACGACCAACATGTGGATTCACACCAAGATCAACGCCGAGGGCGGCGAGAACGAGATCCACCAGCACCTCGACGAAGATCATTCTTTCATCGTGCTCGAAGGCCAGATGAGCGTCTTCGATGAAAAAGGCGGCGAGTTGAAGATCGAAAAGTACCAGGGGGTAATGATTCCGCGCGGCGCCTATTATCGTTATCTCAACACCGGCGAAGGCAATCTCGTCGTGCTCCGCATCGGCGCCGGCGTGAAGGGCCAAAAACAAGGCGGCCAAGAGATGCGTTTAGGCAAAGACGGCAAACCGCTGCCTAGTGGGTCGGTTGAAAACCGCAATCTGCCGCCCATCGAAATGGGCAAGTTCTTCGCCGAGTCGGCGGGGTAG